Proteins from a single region of Strix aluco isolate bStrAlu1 chromosome W, bStrAlu1.hap1, whole genome shotgun sequence:
- the LOC141917756 gene encoding AN1-type zinc finger protein 5-like isoform X1, whose protein sequence is MAQETNQTPGPMLCSTGCGFYGNPRTNGMCSVCYKEHLQRQQNSGRISPMGKGTASGSNCPTSDSASVQRADTSLNNFEGTTSSTSEKSRNVPVAALPVMQQMTEMSISREEKISPKTETKPVVTQPSPSVSKPSASQSEEKASELPKPKKNRCFMCRKKVGLTGFDCRCGNLFCGLHRYSDKHNCPYDYKAEAAAKIRKENPVVVAEKIQRI, encoded by the exons ATGGCTCAGGAGACAAACCAGACCCCAGGTCCCATGCTGTGTAGTACAGGATGCGGATTTTATGGAAATCCTAGGACAAATGGAATGTGTTCTGTTTGCTACAAAGAGCATCTTCAGCGACAGCAGAATAGTGGTAGAATCAGCCCAATGGGTAAAG GGACAGCTAGTGGTTCAAACTGTCCCACCTCAGACTCTGCATCTGTACAGAGAGCAGACACTAGCTTAAACAACTTTGAAGGTACTACTAGTagcacatctgaaaaatcaag AAATGTGCCTGTTGCCGCTTTGCCTGTAATGCAGCAAATGACAGAAATGAGCAtttcaagagaggaaaaaatatcaccGAAAACAGAGACCAAGCCAG TTGTTACTCAACCAAGCCCATCAGTTTCTAAACCTAGTGCTTCACAGAGTGAAGAGAAAGCTTCTGAACTGCCTAAACCAAAGAAGAACAGATGTTTCATGTGCAGAAAGAAAGTTGGCCTTACGG GATTTGATTGCAGATGTGGAAACTTATTTTGTGGACTTCACCGTTATTCTGACAAGCATAACTGTCCATATGATTACAAAGCAGAAGCTGCAGCAAAAATCAGGAAAGAGAATCCAGTTGTGGTGgctgaaaaaatacagagaatatAA
- the LOC141917756 gene encoding AN1-type zinc finger protein 5-like isoform X2: MAQETNQTPGPMLCSTGCGFYGNPRTNGMCSVCYKEHLQRQQNSGRISPMGTASGSNCPTSDSASVQRADTSLNNFEGTTSSTSEKSRNVPVAALPVMQQMTEMSISREEKISPKTETKPVVTQPSPSVSKPSASQSEEKASELPKPKKNRCFMCRKKVGLTGFDCRCGNLFCGLHRYSDKHNCPYDYKAEAAAKIRKENPVVVAEKIQRI; encoded by the exons ATGGCTCAGGAGACAAACCAGACCCCAGGTCCCATGCTGTGTAGTACAGGATGCGGATTTTATGGAAATCCTAGGACAAATGGAATGTGTTCTGTTTGCTACAAAGAGCATCTTCAGCGACAGCAGAATAGTGGTAGAATCAGCCCAATGG GGACAGCTAGTGGTTCAAACTGTCCCACCTCAGACTCTGCATCTGTACAGAGAGCAGACACTAGCTTAAACAACTTTGAAGGTACTACTAGTagcacatctgaaaaatcaag AAATGTGCCTGTTGCCGCTTTGCCTGTAATGCAGCAAATGACAGAAATGAGCAtttcaagagaggaaaaaatatcaccGAAAACAGAGACCAAGCCAG TTGTTACTCAACCAAGCCCATCAGTTTCTAAACCTAGTGCTTCACAGAGTGAAGAGAAAGCTTCTGAACTGCCTAAACCAAAGAAGAACAGATGTTTCATGTGCAGAAAGAAAGTTGGCCTTACGG GATTTGATTGCAGATGTGGAAACTTATTTTGTGGACTTCACCGTTATTCTGACAAGCATAACTGTCCATATGATTACAAAGCAGAAGCTGCAGCAAAAATCAGGAAAGAGAATCCAGTTGTGGTGgctgaaaaaatacagagaatatAA